In Pyrus communis chromosome 8, drPyrComm1.1, whole genome shotgun sequence, one genomic interval encodes:
- the LOC137742236 gene encoding cyclin-P3-1, which translates to MGTLALDDENGSSDVYLSLGLKTSGKGVTKTPRVLSPLSSILERSVQRNEMLLETTNIKEVITIFHGLRAPPLSIGQYIDRICKYSGCSPSCFVVAQIYVDRYLKSTEVHLTSFNVHRLLITSVMLAAKFMDDAFFNNAYYAKVGGVSTAELNRLEMKFLFTIDFRLQVTLETFTKYCSQLEKEAAGVQIERSIQACGIKENWSKSKNEDSTYARTVAR; encoded by the exons ATGGGAACTTTAGCACTTGACGATGAAAATGGAAGCTCGGATGTTTACCTCTCCTTGGGGCTTAAGACATCGGGCAAAGGTGTAACGAAAACTCCTCGGGTGCTGTCACCTCTCTCTTCAATTCTCGAGAGATCTGTTCAAAGGAACGAGATGCTATTGGAGACGACAAATATTAAAGAAGTTATAACCATCTTTCATGGTTTAAGAGCACCCCCTCTGAGCATCGGACAATATATTGATCGCATCTGTAAATACTCCGGTTGTAGCCCATCGTGCTTCGTTGTTGCACAGATCTACGTTGACAGATATCTTAAGTCCACAGAAGTGCATTTAACTTCTTTCAATGTTCACCGGCTTCTGATAACGAGTGTAATGCTAGCAGCGAAATTTATGGATGACGC ATTCTTCAACAACGCATACTATGCAAAAGTGGGAGGAGTGAGCACGGCGGAGTTGAATAGGTTGGAAATGAAGTTCTTGTTTACTATAGATTTCAGACTGCAAGTTACTCTAGAGACATTCACAAAATATTGCTCTCAACTGGAAAAAGAAGCTGCAGGAGTCCAGATCGAACGCTCAATCCAAGCTTGCGGGATCAAAGAGAATTGGTCGAAGTCAAAAAACGAAGATTCAACCTACGCTCGCACAGTTGCGAGATGA
- the LOC137742235 gene encoding DAR GTPase 3, chloroplastic: MAMAVQVAGLWPPNSSSTHTHFLLCRNNNLKPPPSSTSLSATASLSSPPPSIQIVGGGRGPSWYENGGANLDGFREGEDDDWCDLDAELYHWTRQLRPVQWYPGHIAKTEKELKNQLKLMDVVIEVRDARIPMSTSHPQMDLWLGNRKRVLVLNREDMISTADRNAWATYFAREGTKVVFSNGKLGMGAMKLGRLARSLAADVNVKRRAKGLLPRAVRAGIVGYPNVGKSSLINRLLKRRMCAAAPRPGVTRELKWVHFGKDLELLDSPGILPMRISDQTAAIKLAICDDIGERSYGVADIAAVLVQMLSKLPSVGVKALNNRYKMDADGHCGKTYVQKLAVHMFNGDSHQAAFRVLSDFRKGRFGWIALERPPR, translated from the exons ATGGCCATGGCTGTTCAAGTAGCAGGCCTCTGGCCGCCCAACTCCTCCTCAACCCACACTCACTTTCTTCTCTGCCGGAACAACAACCTGAAACCACCGCCATCCTCCACCTCTCTCTCCGCCACGGCTTCTCTCTCATCCCCACCTCCCTCAATCCAG ATTGTTGGTGGCGGGAGAGGTCCGAGCTGGTACGAAAATGGAGGTGCCAATCTGGATGGGTTCCGAGAGGGGGAGGATGATGATTGGTGTGACCTGGATGCTGAACTTTATCACTGGACCAGGCAACTGCGTCCTGTTCAG TGGTACCCTGGTCACATTGCTAAAACGGAAAAGGAACTCAAAAACCAACTCAAGTTGATGGATGTAGTGATAGAGGTTCGAGATGCGAGAATTCCAATGTCAACTAGTCATCCACAG ATGGATTTGTGGCTTGGTAATAGGAAAAGAGTTTTGGTGTTGAATAGGGAAGACATGATATCCACGGCAGACCGGAATGCTTGGGCTACCTATTTCGCAAGGGAGGGAACGAAAGTTGTGTTTTCAAATGGAAAACTTGGAATG GGAGCTATGAAGCTAGGCCGGTTAGCTAGATCACTTGCAGCAGATGTGAATGTCAAACGCAGAGCCAAAGGACTTCTTCCACGTGCG GTACGAGCTGGTATAGTTGGATATCCAAATGTTGGGAAATCGTCTTTGATTAACCGTTTGCTGAAGCGAAGAATGTGTGCAGCTGCTCCAAGACCTGGAGTGACAAGGGAATTGAA GTGGGTTCATTTTGGGAAAGATCTTGAATTGCTAGACTCTCCTGGCATACTCCCTATGCGGATTAGTGATCAAACGGCAGCAATAAAACTTGCTATTTGTGATGACATTGGAGAGAGATCCTACGGTGTTGCTGATATTGCTGCAGTACTGGTCCAGATGCTTTCAAAGCTTCCATCAGTAG GTGTAAAGGCTCTTAACAACCGCTACAAGATGGATGCAGATGGTCACTGTGGAAAAAC ATATGTTCAGAAGCTTGCCGTTCACATGTTCAATGGGGATAGTCATCAAGCAGCATTTCGCGTGTTGTCAGATTTTCGGAAAGGGAGGTTTGGTTGGATTGCGCTCGAGAGGCCACCCAGATGA
- the LOC137742743 gene encoding ARM REPEAT PROTEIN INTERACTING WITH ABF2-like, which produces MERSQARTVTTRRGLKRKLEEDFRDERIEGEPDRKVPAVVEPQDDRPDLVGRVGEQVRILESIFSSAQPDRLLAKQAAHGLALTAKEEELVDIVVDGGAVPALVKHLQAPPPVTDGRRSPIPYEHEVEKYCAYALGFIAIKPEYQQLVVDAGALPHLVDLLKRHKWGSDSPAPDAVIRRACDTIAHLAHENGNIKNLVRIEGGIPPLVQLLNFFDTKVQIAAAGALRTLAFKNDENKNEIVVECNALPTLVLMLRSEDPVMSFEAVGVIGNLVHSSPHIKKLVLLAGALQPIIGLLSSECTESQREAALLLGQFAAADTDCKAHIVQRGALKPLIEMLKSPDAQVQEMSAFTLGRLAQDIHNQAGIAHNGGIMPLIKLLDSKNISLQHNAAFCLYGLADNEDNTATIIKFGGVQKFQDGVFVAQQTKECVAKSLKRLEEKICGRVLNHLLYMMRVADKATRRRVALALAHLCNPSDSESIFISNKGLELLLGLLKSLQYKEKHDGSLALYKLATKVTSLACMDAAPPSPSPQVYLGEQYVNNPTLSDITFLVEGKRFYAHRICLRASSDAFRAMFDGGYRERDARDIVIPNIRWEAFELMMRFIYTGLVDVTLDIAQDLLRAADQYLLEGLKRLCEHAISQDICVENLSLMFELSEAFNALSLQQACILFLLEQFEELVEKPWYPTLVDRVLPDIRTFFTNALKMPIEATSQQQQQAMA; this is translated from the exons ATGGAACGCTCTCAGGCGCGAACCGTCACAACCAGAAGAGGGTTGAAGCGGAAGCTCGAAGAAGACTTCAGAGATGAGAGGATCGAGGGCGAACCGGACCGGAAAGTCCCGGCCGTCGTTGAACCGCAAGACGATCGCCCAGATCTCGTCGGCCGGGTTGGCGAGCAGGTCCGGATTCTGGAGTCCATATTCTCGTCCGCGCAGCCCGACCGCCTCCTCGCGAAGCAGGCCGCCCATGGCCTCGCTCTCACCGCCAAAGAAG AGGAGCTTGTGGACATCGTGGTGGACGGTGGAGCAGTTCCGGCGCTTGTTAAGCATCTGCAGGCGCCTCCGCCGGTGACAGACGGCCGAAGAAGCCCGATCCCGTACGAGCACGAGGTCGAGAAATACTGTGCTTATGCCCTGGGGTTTATTGCCATTAAG CCGGAGTATCAACAACTTGTGGTTGATGCTGGAGCTTTACCGCATCTTGTTGATCTTCTAAAAAGGCACAAGTGGGGAAGTGACTCACCGGCACCTGATGCTGTGATCAGGAGAGCTTGTGATACAATTGCTCACCTTGCCCATGAAAATGGCAACATTAAGAACCTTGTCAG GATTGAAGGTGGAATTCCTCCTCTTGTTCAACTGCTTAACTTTTTCGACACAAAGGTACAGATAGCGGCTGCAGGGGCCCTTCGGACTCTGGCAtttaaaaatgatgaaaacaAGAATGAG ATTGTAGTAGAGTGCAATGCTTTGCCTACCCTGGTACTAATGCTTCGATCTGAGGATCCTGTGATGTCTTTTGAAGCG GTTGGTGTAATAGGCAATCTTGTTCACTCATCCCCACACATCAAGAAATTAGTACTTCTTGCTGGTGCTTTACAACCTATTATTGGATTGCTCAG TTCCGAATGTACGGAGAGCCAAAGAGAAGCTGCTTTATTACTTGGTCAGTTTGCTGCAGCTGATACAGATTGCAAG GCACATATTGTTCAGAGGGGAGCTTTAAAACCATTAATTGAGATGCTTAAGTCACCTGATGCACAGGTTCAGGAGATGTCAGCCTTTACGCTTGGGAGGTTAGCACAG GACATACATAACCAAGCTGGCATTGCTCACAATGGTGGTATAATGCCTCTAATCAAGCTTCTTGATTCAAAAAACATCTCTCTGCAACATAATGCTGCGTTTTGTCTATATGGTCTTGCAGATAATGAG GATAACACTGCAACTATAATAAAGTTTGGAGGTGTTCAGAAATTCCAAGATGGAGTATTCGTTGCTCAG CAAACTAAGGAATGCGTGGCAAAGTCCTTGAAAAGACTAGAGGAGAAGATTTGTGGACGA GTTTTAAACCATCTGTTATATATGATGCGGGTGGCAGATAAGGCCACTCGAAGAAGAGTGGCTTTGGCTCTTGCTCATCTTTGCAACCCTAGTGACAGTGAAAGCATTTTTATTTCTAACAAAG GATTAGAGTTGCTTTTAGGGCTTCTTAAGTCTCTGCAGTATAAGGAGAAACATGATGGTTCTTTGGCCTTGTACAAATTGGCTACAAAAGTCACTTCACTCGCTTGCATGGATGCAGCTCCTCCATCACCCTCCCCACAG GTGTATTTGGGTGAGCAATATGTAAACAATCCTACCCTTTCTGACATCACATTCTTAGTTGAAG GTAAACGGTTCTATGCCCACAGAATTTGTTTGCGTGCCTCATCTGATGCATTCCGTGCCATGTTTGACGGTGGTTACAGG GAGAGAGATGCAAGGGACATAGTGATTCCAAATATTAGATGGGAAGCTTTTGAATTGATGATGAG ATTCATATACACAGGATTGGTAGATGTCACTTTGGATATAGCTCAGGATCTCCTCAGAGCTGCTGATCAGTATCTTTTGGAGGGCCTCAAGCGGCTCTGCGAGCATGCCATTTCTCAG GACATCTGCGTGGAAAATCTTTCGCTCATGTTTGAGTTATCGGAGGCCTTCAATGCCTTGTCGTTACAGCAAGCATGCATTCTATTTCTACTGGAGCAATTTGAGGAATTGGTTGAGAAACCATG GTATCCGACATTGGTGGACCGTGTGCTACCAGACATTCGCACATTTTTTACTAATGCGCTTAAGATGCCGATCGAGGCAACctcgcagcagcagcagcaggcaATGGCATAG